Genomic window (Mycolicibacterium smegmatis):
CAGGCACGCCGATCATGTACGCGGCGTCCAAGATCGCGGTCAGCCGCTGGGTGCGGCGTACTGCCGTGAGTGCGGCGTGGGCCGGTGCCGGCATCCGCCTGAACGCGCTGGCGCCGGGCGCGATCATGACTCCGCTGCTGCAGAGCCAGCTCGCAGAACCACTCGAATCCAAGGCCGTACGCGCATTCCCGGTGCCCATCGGAGGTTTCGGCGACGCGGGGCAGCTGGCCGACTGGATCTGCTTCATGCTCTCGGATTCCGCGGATTTCCTGTGCGGCAGCGTCGTCTTCGTCGACGGTGGGTCCGACGCGTACTTCCGCGCCACCTCCTGGCCGCGCGCGGTCCCGGTGCGCGGGCTCGCGCAGTACCTGTGGCGATTCAAACGCGGCGCTGGGCGCTGATCCCGACGAGGAGACGCTGATGTCAGCACCACAGGCGGCGATCGACACCGATCACGCGGACCGCCACGGCCCTCGGCGGGCGTGGGCCGCTGTCGGCGTGCTCGCGCTGGTCGGCACCCTGAACTATGTCGACCGGTTCCTGCCGTCGGTGCTGGCCGAGCCGATCAAGCACGATCTTGAATTGTCCGACACCGCAATCGGTGTCATCAACGGGTTCGGATTCCTCATCGTGTACGCCGTGATGGGCATCGCGGTCGCGCGCGTCGCCGACCGTGGCGCGTTCGGCGCCGTGGTCGCCGGGTGCCTCACGTTGTGGGGCACCATGACGATGCTCGGCGGCGCGGTGCAGTCGGGGTTCCAGTTGGCCCTCACCCGCGTGGGCGTCGCGATCGGTGAAGCCGGCAGCACCCCGGCCGCCCACGCCTACGTCGCACGCAACTTCGTGCCGCAGCGGCGTTCGGCCCCGCTCGCGGTGATCACCATCGCCATACCGCTGGCCAGCACGGCCAGCCTGCTCGGCGGCGGTCTGCTGGCCCAAAGCCTGGGCTGGCGTACGGCATTCGTGATCATGGGTGCGGTGAGCGTGGTGCTCGCGCCGCTCGTGCTGCTGGTGGTCGGGGTGCGCCAGTCGTTGCCCGCGGCGCCTGCGGTGGTGGACAAGACCGCAGGCGGGTGGTGGAACCTGCTGCGCAAGCCCAGCTTCCTCATCGTCGTGGCGGGCACTGCGTTCATCTCGGCAGCCGGATATTCGCTCACCACGTTCTCCCCCGCGTTTCTCATGCGCACACGCGGAATGTCGCTCGGTGAGGTCGGCGTCGAGTACGGCCTGGCCACCGGTGCGATCGGGGTGCTCGGGCTGCTCATCGTCGGACGCCTCGCCGATCGGTTGGCCGAACGGGACCCGCGCTGGCTGCTGTGGATCGTGGTGACGCTGACGCTGGTGCTGCTGCCTGCCTCGGTGCTGGCGTTCGTCGTCGAGGACAGGATGCTGTGCGTACTTTTCCTGGCGCTGAGCTACGCGATCGGCACGTCGTATCTGGCGCCTTCGATCGCGGCCATCCAGCGCCTGGTGCTGCCCGAGCAGCGCGCGACGGCCTCGGCGATGTTCCTGTTCTTCAACGCGGTGTTCGGATCGGTCGGCCCGTTCGTGGTCGGGATGCTCAGCGACTCGCTGACCGACGACCTGGGCGCGCAGGCGCTCGGTCGGGCCCTGCTCCTGCTGGTGGCCGCGATGCAGCTGGTCGGGGCGATCTGCTACTGGCTGGCCTCGGCGCGCTACCGTCGCGACATCATCGAAGAGGCTCGCTGAGTTCTGCGCTCGCGGCGAGGCAAACCTGGTGGTGCCCGCCGCCAACGCCGCGCGGTCGACCCACCATAGGGTTCCTGCCCGCCCTGCGGTGAAGGTCCTGGAAAAACTCTGAACCCGGCCCCGTCACGCCGATTCGAGGCAATGATTGGGGTACCCGAGTCAGGAGCGGACATATGGCAACAATCGAAGCCAACGCACACAACCTGTCGTCATCGGCAAAGGACTTCGACAGTGAGGTGGCTGCCACGCAGGCCTACTTCGACAGTCCACGGTTCGAGGGCATCACCCGGCTGTACTCGGCCCGTCAGGTCGTCGAGCAACGCGGCACGATCGCCACCGACCACACCGTGGCCCGTGAGGCCGCGGAGGCGTTCCACCCCTACCTGCGCGAGTTGTTCGCCCAGAAGAAGAGCATCACGACGTTCGGCCCGTACTCCCCGGGACAGGCCGTGGTGATGAAACGCATGGGTATCGGCGGCATCTACCTCGGTGGGTGGGCGACCTCGGCGAAGGGCTCGATCAGTGAGGATCCGGGTCCGGACCTCGCGAGCTACCCGCTGAGTCAGGTTCCCGACGAGGCCGCAGGCCTGGTGCGGGCGCTGCTCACCGCCGACCGCAACCAGCACTACCTGCGCCTGCAGATGACGCCCGAACAGCGCGAGGCCCAGCCGCCCGTCGACTACCGGCCCTTCATCATCGCCGACGCCGACACCGGCCACGGCGGAGATCCGCACGTACGCAACCTGATCCGTCGCTTCGTTGAATCCGGAGTGCCCGGCTACCACATCGAGGACCAGCGGCCCGGCACCAAGAAGTGCGGCCATCAGGGCGGCAAGGTGCTCGTGCCGTCGGACGAGCAGATCAAACGGCTCAACACCGCACGCTTCCAGCTCGACATCATGCGGGTGCCGGGAATCATCGTGGCGCGCACCGACGCCGAGGCCGCGAACCTGATCGACAGCCGCGCCGACGAGCGGGATCAGCCGTTCCTGCTCGGCGTCACCAACCTCAAGATCCCGTCGTACAAGTCGTGTTTCCTGGCGATGATGCGGCGGTTCTACGACCAGGGCCTGACCGAGATCAACGGTCACCTGCTCTACGACCTGCCCGAAGGCCAGTACGAAGCTGCCGAGGCGTGGCTGACCGGCGCGGGCATCATGGACGAGATCGCCGCGGCGGTCGAGTCGTGGACGTCCGGCGCCGCATCCTCGGTCGACGCCCTGTACGACGCGGTCGAGTCGAAGTTCGTCGACGCCTGGCAGGACGACGCGGGCCTCAACACCTACGGCGAGGCGGTCGCCGAGGTCATCGAGTTCCGTGAACGTGAGGGTGAATCCGTCGCGATGAGCGCCGCCGAGTGGCGCGAGTTCGCCACCAGAGCGCCGTTGTACACGGCCACCAACAAGGCGAGAGAACTCGGCGTCGACGTCGCGTGGGACTGCGAACCGGCCAAGACCCCGGAAGGCTACTACCAGGTGCGCGGCGGAATTCCGTACGCCATCGCCAAATCGCTGGCCGCCGCGCCGTTCGCGGACATCCTGTGGATGGAGACCAAGACCGCCGATCTGGCCGACGCCAAGCAGTTCGCCGACGCGATCCACGCCGTGTACCCCGATCAGATGCTGGCCTACAACCTGTCGCCGTCGTTCAACTGGGACACCACGGGCATGACCGACGACGAGATGCGGGCGTTCCCCGAGGAACTCGGCAAGATGGGGTTCGTCTTCAACTTCATCACCTACGGCGGTCACCAGGTGGACGGCGTGGCGTGCGAGGAGTTCGCGACCTCACTGCGCCAGGAGGGCATGCTGGCGCTGGCCCGGCTGCAGCGCAAGATGCGCCTGGTCGAATCCCCCTATCGCACACCGCAAACGCTCGTCGGCGGGCCACGCAGCGACGCGGCCCTGGCGGCGTCCTCCGGACGGACAGCGACCACCAAGGCCATGGGCAAGGGCTCCACGCAGCACCAGCACCTGGTGCAAACCGAGGTGCCCAAGAAGCTGCTCGAGGAATGGCTCGCGATGTGGAGCGAGCACTACGGGTTGCCCGAAAAACTCCACGTGCAACTGCGCCCGCGGCGCGCGGGTTCCGACGTGCTGGACCTGCAGATCCTGGGCGAGGGCGGCGACGGCACAGACCCGCTGGCCAACGTGGTCGTCGACCCCATCAAGGATCGCCACGGCCGCAGCATCCTCACGGTGCGTGACCAGAACACGTTCGCTGAGCAGATGCGCAAGAAACGCCTGATGGACCTGATCCACCTGTGGCTGATCCACCGTTTCAAGGCCGAGATCGTGTATTACGTGACGCCCACCGAGGACAACATCTACCAGACCGAGAAGATGAAAGCGCACGGCATCTTCAGCGATGTCTACCAGGAGGTCGGCGAGATCATCGTGGCCGACGTCAACAAGCCCCGTATCGAGGAACTGCTGGCCTCCGACCGTGAGGCACTGGGTCGGCTGATCCGCAAGGAGGACTGAAAAGCGGCATGCCGCTGCAGAACCGTGTCGCCCCGACCGGCGCCGTCATCGCCGCGGCGGGGCGCGGCACCTTCATGGGCAACCGCGGCATCCTGCACGACGACACCGGGCGCATCGTGCGCGCGTCACGAAACCGGGCGTGGCTGATCTGCCGTCTCGATTTCAAGGGCCGCAGACGTGAGTTGATGCGCCCGGGCACATACACCGAGTTGTTCTTCCTCGACGAAGCGGTGGCACTCGCCGCCGGGCACCGGCCCTGCGGCGAATGCCGACGCGAGTTCTACCGTGCGTACATCGATGCGGTCAGTGCGCAGAACCCCGAGCCGATCCGGGGCGCACAGGAACTGGACAGGAAAGTCAACGCATCCCGTCAGCTTCCGCGCACCACATCGCACCTCGACGCACTGCCCGACGGTACGTTTCTCCTCATGGGCGACAACGACTTTCGGCTCCTCTGGCAGGGCGGGTTGCACCGCTGGTCGCCGCAGGGTTACACCGGCGTGATTCCTGCCGCGTACGGCCCGGAATTCGCAGCGGTGCTCACGCCGGAATTGTCAATTCACGCGCTGCGCAAGGGATATCCTGTTCAGGTCCACCCCACCGCGCGCCAAAGACCTTGAGCACCCGTCACACTTCGGTAATCACTTTCGGGCAGTCGTCGGCCGCCGACCTGTGGCTTAATGAATGCCGTGCCCGATAATCCCAAGCCGGTCCTGAACCGGCGCAGAGTCCTGCTGGGAGCGGCGGCGATCGGCGGCTTCTTGGCCGTGGACCTCGGAGCGTTGCTGTTCGCCACCAACACCCTTGGGACGCAACGACTCACCCCGAGAGCAATTCTCGAGGCGCTCGCCCCACCCGGCGGCCGACCCCGCGGCTACCGCGCCAACCATGCCAAAGGCGTCGCGGTATCCGGCTATTTCGACAGCAATGGCAACGGCCAGGAGATCTCCCGCGCCGCCGGGTTGGCGCCCGGGCGAACACCGGTCATCGGCCGGTTCTCGTTCGGTGGCAGCGACCCGCATGTGGCCGACGATCCGTCGCTGGCCCGTGGCCTGGGCCTGGCGTTCGGCTTTCCCTCCGGTCAGCAGTGGCGGACGGCCATGCTGAGTCTGCCGGTTTTCCCCGACAAGACACCAGAGGGTTTCTACGAACGCACACTGGCCGGAAAACCCTTGCCCTCCACGGGTAAACCGGATCCCGATGCGATGCCGAAGTACCTTGCCGCACATCCGGAGACCAAAGCCGCGTTGGACATCATCAAAGCCACGAAACCGAGTCCCGGCTTCGCCGACAGCACCTTCCGCAGCCTGATGGCGTTCTACTTCGTCGACGACAAGGGAGTGCGCACCCCGGTGCGCTGGTCGTTGGAGCCCATGCAGGCAGCGCTGCCCGCAGGCACCGGGGACGACCGCCTGTTCGACGCACTGGTCCGGCAGATACGCAGCGGTCCCGTGCGGTGGAGGCTGCTGCTCACCGTCGGTGAGCAGCAGGACCCGGTCACCGACGCCACCGTGCCCTGGCCCGCCGATCGGCGCGTCATCGACGCAGGGACGCTGACCCTGGACACTGTCGAGACCGACGGTCCGGGCAACGGACGCGACGTCAACTTCGATCCGCTGGTGCTGCCCGACGGTATCGAGCCGTCCGAGGACCCGATGCTCAGTGCGCGGTCGGCGGCCTACGCCGCGTCCTACCGGCTGCGCACGAGTGAGACTCCGTCGATCCCGCCCGAGGTACAGGTCGACAAGGTCGAGGAGGTGGCGCAGTGACGGCCACCGGCACCGACGAGACCATCGCACCGACCACCACACAGGCACGGCACGCGGTATCGACCAGGGTGTTCCACTGGCTCACCGCGATTCTCGTTTTCGCCGCGCTGTTCATCGGCTTCGTGATGGTGAATTCGGTGGCCAGTTATGCCCAGCTGCTGGTCATCCACAAGGCACTGGGTGTCACGATCCTGGTGGTCGTGGTGATCCGCATCGGCAACCGGCTCTTTCACCGCGGCCCGCCGCTTCCGTCGACCGTCGGCGCACTCGAGCGCAAAGCCGTTGTGCTGTCCGAGGTTTCGATGTACGCCCTGCTGGTCGCCCAGCCGCTGATCGGGTGGGCGATGCTGTCGGCCGCGGGAAATCACGTCGCGGTGTTCAACCTCGTGCGGCTTCCCCGTATCGCACCGTTCAGCGCCGATCTCTACGGCGTGCTGCGCCAGGCGCACACGGTGGCGGCGTTCCTGTTGGTCGCGGCGATCGCAGCACACGTCTGCGCGGTGCTGCTGCACAGCGTCACGCTGCGTGACGGGATGCTGCGCCGAATGACCTTCGGGTCATCCACGCGCGGCTGAGCCGGTCCCGGCCGGACCTGTCCGGCCCGCGCACAGCCTGGCCGCGGCCGTCGACGCCACGAAACCGGCGAGTGCCGACCATCCCACGACGCCGTCGAGACCGTTCTTGGCCATGAGCGTCAGCACCGCGCCGGCCACGCAGATCAGCGCGCCGGCGACGATCGACCGGGCGCCGGTCGCCTGCACCTGGTCATCCCACCAGGGCAGCGGCCGGTGCTCGATCGGCGACAACAAACGAAACGCGATGGCCATCAGCACGGCGAACACCACGGCGCGCAGGGCCAGTAGCCCCCAGAATTCCGGGGCGTGCGGGTCGAACGCGTCGAGACCGAGCGCGTGCAGACCCAACGCCGCCGCGGCGATCACGGGGATGTGCCACAGGTACAACGTCATCGCTCCCCCGTTGCCGACGGCGACCACGTGCCACACGCGGGGCCGGTGCGCCCAGCGGCCGACGGCGCGGGCGCATGCGACGAACAGGCACGACACCCACGTGCAGTGCAGGGCGAGCAGCATCGTGGGCGGAGACACGTTGGACACGCGCTCGGCGCCGGTCACCACGAGTGACACGTCGTACGGCCCGACCAGCGCGAGCATGATCTGCCCGGCGAGGGTGCACACCGCGACGGCCAAGGCGATGCGCGGGCGGATGAGCCTGCGCGCGTAGGCCACGCCGATCACCACGGGAATGAGCCACACGACCACCAGGTTGGCGGTGCCCGCCGCAGGGGTGCCCACGGCGAAGCGCAGGCCGTCGAATACGGCGGCGAGCGCCACAAGAGCGGTCACCAACGCGCCCACCGCACGCCCCGAGGACATACGGGTGAGTGCCGGCACGAACGCCAACACCACGAGGTACACGCCCAGGAACCACAGCAGCGCCACACACTCGCGTCCCAGCGCCGCGGTCGAATCGGCCCCCAGCGTGAGGTGCACGGCGACCAGGGCGACCACCCACGCCGCGAGATAGGCGAACACCGGCCGGCACAGGCGCTGGGCACGGGTGAACAGCCACGTCCCCCACGGTGTTCCCGCATGCCGGCTGTAGGTCCCTGCCGCTCCGCCCGCGAGGAAGAACAGCGGCATCACCTGCAGGATCCACGTGATGGGCGCCAGTGCGGGCAGCGCGCCGAGGATGTTGCCGACGCGCACGCCGGTGGAGTCGATCGTCGCGAGCAGCAGGGCACAGTGCCCGAACATCACCGCGACCAGCGCCGCGAGGCGCGCGACGTCGACCGCACGGTCGCGGTCGGGCCGCGTGGCACGGTCGACGTCTGATGCCCGGGTCGGCACGGCTTCAGGTGTCGGCATGCGTTTCAGTGTGCCCGCAGCGGGGCCCCGGGATATGCGTAGTACTACTCGATCCAAGCTTCGATTCGGCGGGTCTCACACGAACCCGATCTGACACACATCGGTGAGCGGGGACGTGACGAGCTCCTCGTCGCTGAGGAACTCGCGCCGCGACAGCGTGTACCCCGTTGGCGCACTTGGTATTACAACGGTCACCGCGAACCTCCTGTGCCGATGATCGAGACTCGTACGTACTCAGCATTCGCACCGGGCGCACCGCAGGTCACGGGTAGCGCACTTCTTCATATCCCGCCTCGCCCGCTTCTGGTTCACTGTGCGGACTCGAATGCGCTGCACCGCACCGGATTTCGGTGGCATCGACGCGTGAAGCAACAATCACGTCGGCGGTAACAGGCCCGACATCCCCCGGCGATCAGGTAGGCTGGACCCATTCCACCGATCCACCACCGGGTCGGTGACACCCTCGGGAATTCCACCGCATCCCTGCTTCCACCGGTTGCCTGCGCGTTCTCGTCTACCCATGCCGCGTTGCCGGCAGCGTTTGGAGGCGCCACCACATGCACCATCGTCGATACCGGCCGACGAGCAGGCCCACGCCCCTGGCGTGGTTCTACCGACTCGACCGTCGGATGCAGGCGGACCTGCTCGCCAATCCGCACGGGTATCTTCCCGATGGCGTGGCGGCCGAGATCGCCTCCCACACGGTGCGTAGCTATCGGGACGAGAAACCGCAGGAGTCTCGTCTGTGGCAGCTGCGCTCGGCGGAAGCCAATCTGCTCGAAGACGAGCGTCTGCGCCTCGACAGGTGGTGGCGTGAGCTGCCGGATGAGGCCAGGGCCGCCCTCGTCACCTGCAGGGACGGCTCGGTGCCGCGCGCATGGCGCGCCACCGTGCTCGACCTGCATCCGGACGGGCTGGGGCCGGGAACAGACCTGGAAGCCGAGTTCAGGATGTCGGGCATCGCGGCCGCCTACATAGAGATGGTCGCGACATGCTGCCTTTGAGGCAGCCCTGACACGGCCTGGAGACAACCCTGCGAAGTTCGCCATGGCGAACACGCGCGAAGAGCACCCTCTCGAAGTTCCGCCGCAGTAGATTGCTGGCCGTGGGTGGTATCCGGTTGGCAAATGGTCGTGGACGATGGCTGGCGTTCGGCGTTTCGATCAGCGTCGCCGCCGCGATGTTCTATGCGCAGGGCACCGATACGTCGTGCTGCGGGCCGACGGCGGCGGCCTCCCAACCGGATCAACCGGCGGCGGCGTCCGCGCCTGCGCCCGCCCACGCCGAGTTGCTGGCTGCCGCCGCACCCGCGGCCGCTCGCGATTTCCAGTTCGCGCTGCCGCCGGGCGCCGCACCCGAGTCCGGTCTGCAGGTCAACACGATCTGGACGGCACGGGCCATCAGCGTGATGTTCCCCGAGATCAAGACCATCGGCGGATACCGTCAGGATCCGCTGAAGTGGCATCCCAACGGTTTGGCGATCGATGTGATGATCCCGGATCACCAGTCCGAGAAGGGCATCGAGTTGGGCAACCAGATCGCCGGTTTCGCGTTGGCCAACGCGAAACGCTGGGGCGTGCTGCACGTGATCTGGCGGCAGGGTCTCTATCCGGGCATCGGCGCGCCGAGCTGGACGGCCGATTACGGCAACGAGACCGCCAATCATTTCGATCACGTCCACATCGCCACAAATGGCGGCGGTTACCCTACCGGCAAAGAAATGTATTTTCTGAATTCAAAGACTTTGGCGAACTGATCGCACCGTTTTCGATTCGTCGCGACCATCAAGATCTCTTGGAGTCAATCCAGACTGGACAATTCATGCGCTTTTCAAGATCGGACAGACGGCGCATCCAATCCGTCTCACCAGTTGGTTCACGGTTCGACAACCAGTATCACCTGCGCTGGACCGCACCCGGAAAGCGACAACAGGCAGACAAAGGTTCGTGACATTTCAATGAGCGCATGAACTCGAACTTCACGGATCTCCGATGAGCGTGAAGTTTGCCCGCTACTCTGAATTCCATTGAGTCTCGCCGATGAAATAGCCAGCGGCGACTCTATTTCGGTGCGTCCAAGGGGGGACGGCTGATCGGAGGTTCGAGGTACCGGACGCGATGACCACAATCCTGGGGTGAGTTCATGGTTGGTGACCCGACACGGCGGTTGTTGTCCATCGATCTGCTCGATGACGACGAGCATGACAGACTCGACGACTGGGGCAACCGGTCCGCCCTGACGAGGCCGGCCGCCCAGCAGAAAACGATCCCGCAACTCTTCTCCGCCCAGGTCACCCGGACGCCGACCGCCCACGCACTGGTGTGTGGCGAACGCGTCTTCACCTACCGCGAATTGGATGAGGCCACCGATCGTCTCGCGATGCGATTGACGCGTAGTGGGTCCGGACCGGGCCAATGTGTGGCGCTCCTGCTGCCCCGCTCAGCCGAAGCCATCATCGCGATTCTCGCCGTGCTCAAGTCAGGGGCGGCGTATCTGCCCATGGATACGGCTCATCCGGATGCACGGCTGCGCTTCATGCTCCATGACGCCAAACCCGTCGCGGCCGTGACGACGTCCGCACTTCATACGCGATTGACCGGGACGGGCATACCTCTCCTCGATATCGACGCATGCGACACCGGCGCAAGCGCGCCCATCCGCCCGCCCGTACCCGACGATCTCGCATACCTGACGTACACGTCGGGCACCACCGGTGTACCCAAAGCTGTCGCGGTGACCCACCGGAACGTCACACAGTTGCTGGAATGTCCACACCCAGAGCTTCCCGCAAGTCCGGGACAGGTTTGGTCGCAATGGCATTCGCTGGTCTTCGATGTGTCGGTATGGGAGATCTGCGGTGCGCTGCTCCACGGCAACCGGCTCGTGGTGGTGCCTGAATCCATCGCGAGTTCGCCACACGAGCTCAATGCACTGCTGGTCCGGGAACGTGTGACCGTGCTGTGCCAGACTCCCTCGTCTGCGGGCATGCTCTCAGCCGAGGGTCTGGACCGGACCGCGCTGGTGGTGGCCGGTGAAGCCTGCCCGGCTGATCTGGTGCAAAGATGGGCGCCCGGGCGCGTGATGCTCAATGCCTATGGCCCGACGGAGGCCACCGTGTACGCCGCGATGAGTTCTCCGCTTTCATCGGATGCCGATCCGGTCCCCATCGGACGGCCGGTCCCCCACGCCGCCGCCTTCGTCCTGGACAAGTTCCTGCGACCGGTTCTCGACGGCGTAATCGGCGAGTTGTACATCGCGGGAGCCGGGGTCGCGGTCGGCTACGCACGCCGCTCCGCTTTGACCGCATCACGATTTGTCGCCTGTCCATTCGGGACCCCCGGGCAGCGGATGTACCGTACCGGCGACCTGGTGCGCTGGGACGACGACGGACACCTGGTGTATCTGGGTCGCTGCGACGAGCAGGTGAAGATACACGGCTACCGCATCGAGCTGGGCGAGGTGCAGGCCGCATTGGCCGGCCTCGACGGCGTGGACCAAGCGGTGGTGACGGTCCGCGAGGACCGCCCTGGCGACCAGCGGCTGGTCGGCTACATCATCGGTGCCGCCGATCCCAGCGCGTCACGCCGCGCACTGGCAGAGCGGCTCCCGGCGTACATGGTTCCCGCCGCGGTGGTGGTGCTCGACTCGCTGCCACTGACGGTGAACGGCAAGCTGGACAAGCGCGCGCTGCCTGCCCCGGACTACCGCGGCGATGCCGGATCGTTTCGCGCCCCCACCTCAGACGTCGAGCGGATCCTCACAGACATTTATTCCGAAGTACTCGGTGTGGACCGGGTGGGCGTCGACGATTCGTTCTTCGCACTCGGCGGCGACAGCATTCTGTCGATGCGGGTCGTCGCGCAGGCCCGTATGCAGGGTCTGCGGCTCCGGCCTCGCGATGTGTTCGTCGAGCAGACGGTTGCAAGGTTGGCTGCAACGGCCACCCTCGTGAGTGGTCAGCGCGAGCCCGGTGAGGACGTTACCGCGCCCGTCACGGCGACGCCGATGATGCGCTGGCTGCAAACCGTGGACGGCCAGGTGGATCAGTTCCACCAAGCAATGGTGTTGCAGGCACCCGCCGACGCTGCAGGCTGTGAGTTCGCCGATGTGGTGGACGTGCTGCAGGACCTGCTGGATCACCACGCCGCGTTGCGGCTCTGCGCGAGTGGGGATGGTCCATCGGCACCGGTACTTGAGGTGGGCGCCGTGCGCGCAGCCGATTGTGTGCAGTCGGTCGACACCCTGTGCGCCGAAACGTTGGCGAAGGCGCGCTCTCGCCTGAATCCGGCTGAGGGCCGCCTGCTCTCGGCGCTGTGGGTACCACATACACACCAGTTGGTCTTGATGATCCACCACATCGGCGTCGATGGGGTGTCCTGGCGAATCCTTCTGGAGGACCTCAACATCGCGTGGGCTCAACGTCGCGCTCACCAGCGGGTGGAGCTGCCCGCCGAGGGGACGTCGTTGGCTCACTGGTCTGCTCTGCTGCAAAAGCACGCATATTCGCCCGAGGTCGTTGCCCAGGCGGGTGCCTGGCAGAAGGTGCTGTCCATCGCGACCCCTCTGCCGGAGACACAACCGGCCGTGGACACCTACGCGACCGCGGGTCATCTGTCTGTGTCGTTGGACTCCGAGACCACCCGGCAGTTGCTCGGCGACGTACCCGCAGCATTCCATGCCGGGGTCGGCGACATCATGCTCATCGCATACGCCCTGGCGTGGAACGAATTTCGAGGTGGTGGCAGCGCCTCGATCACCATCGACGTCGAAGGTCACGGCCGCGACGAAGAACTGGGTGACGTCTTCGGTGAAGACATCGACCTGTCCCGCACCGTGGGCTGGTTCACCACGAAGTATCCCGTGGCCATCACCGTCGCCCCTCTCCGTTGGGACCTCGTACGAGACGGCGCCCCTGCCCTCGGCGCCATGATCAAGTCAGCCAAAGAACAATTGCACAGCCTTCCGGGCACATCGACGTACGGATTGCTGCGTCACCTGAATACCGACGTCGACCTGTCGGGCCCCGAACCCACCATCGGTTTCAACTATCTGGGCCGTGTCGGCGCGGATCACCTGGGCGACCGACTCTGGCGAATCGACCCCGACGGACTGGCCCTCGCCGAGGTCGCTTCCGCGGTGCCGATGCCGCTGATGCACACACTCGAGCTCAACGCAGGCACGCTGCAAGTCGATTCGCCGGCCGGCACGCCGGAGCCGGCACTCCAGGCAGCATGGACGTGGGCACCCTCGGCCGTGGACGAAGCGCAGGTGAAGCGGTTGAGCCAGCTGT
Coding sequences:
- a CDS encoding spinster family MFS transporter, translating into MSAPQAAIDTDHADRHGPRRAWAAVGVLALVGTLNYVDRFLPSVLAEPIKHDLELSDTAIGVINGFGFLIVYAVMGIAVARVADRGAFGAVVAGCLTLWGTMTMLGGAVQSGFQLALTRVGVAIGEAGSTPAAHAYVARNFVPQRRSAPLAVITIAIPLASTASLLGGGLLAQSLGWRTAFVIMGAVSVVLAPLVLLVVGVRQSLPAAPAVVDKTAGGWWNLLRKPSFLIVVAGTAFISAAGYSLTTFSPAFLMRTRGMSLGEVGVEYGLATGAIGVLGLLIVGRLADRLAERDPRWLLWIVVTLTLVLLPASVLAFVVEDRMLCVLFLALSYAIGTSYLAPSIAAIQRLVLPEQRATASAMFLFFNAVFGSVGPFVVGMLSDSLTDDLGAQALGRALLLLVAAMQLVGAICYWLASARYRRDIIEEAR
- the aceA gene encoding isocitrate lyase ICL2, with protein sequence MATIEANAHNLSSSAKDFDSEVAATQAYFDSPRFEGITRLYSARQVVEQRGTIATDHTVAREAAEAFHPYLRELFAQKKSITTFGPYSPGQAVVMKRMGIGGIYLGGWATSAKGSISEDPGPDLASYPLSQVPDEAAGLVRALLTADRNQHYLRLQMTPEQREAQPPVDYRPFIIADADTGHGGDPHVRNLIRRFVESGVPGYHIEDQRPGTKKCGHQGGKVLVPSDEQIKRLNTARFQLDIMRVPGIIVARTDAEAANLIDSRADERDQPFLLGVTNLKIPSYKSCFLAMMRRFYDQGLTEINGHLLYDLPEGQYEAAEAWLTGAGIMDEIAAAVESWTSGAASSVDALYDAVESKFVDAWQDDAGLNTYGEAVAEVIEFREREGESVAMSAAEWREFATRAPLYTATNKARELGVDVAWDCEPAKTPEGYYQVRGGIPYAIAKSLAAAPFADILWMETKTADLADAKQFADAIHAVYPDQMLAYNLSPSFNWDTTGMTDDEMRAFPEELGKMGFVFNFITYGGHQVDGVACEEFATSLRQEGMLALARLQRKMRLVESPYRTPQTLVGGPRSDAALAASSGRTATTKAMGKGSTQHQHLVQTEVPKKLLEEWLAMWSEHYGLPEKLHVQLRPRRAGSDVLDLQILGEGGDGTDPLANVVVDPIKDRHGRSILTVRDQNTFAEQMRKKRLMDLIHLWLIHRFKAEIVYYVTPTEDNIYQTEKMKAHGIFSDVYQEVGEIIVADVNKPRIEELLASDREALGRLIRKED
- a CDS encoding catalase family peroxidase, encoding MNAVPDNPKPVLNRRRVLLGAAAIGGFLAVDLGALLFATNTLGTQRLTPRAILEALAPPGGRPRGYRANHAKGVAVSGYFDSNGNGQEISRAAGLAPGRTPVIGRFSFGGSDPHVADDPSLARGLGLAFGFPSGQQWRTAMLSLPVFPDKTPEGFYERTLAGKPLPSTGKPDPDAMPKYLAAHPETKAALDIIKATKPSPGFADSTFRSLMAFYFVDDKGVRTPVRWSLEPMQAALPAGTGDDRLFDALVRQIRSGPVRWRLLLTVGEQQDPVTDATVPWPADRRVIDAGTLTLDTVETDGPGNGRDVNFDPLVLPDGIEPSEDPMLSARSAAYAASYRLRTSETPSIPPEVQVDKVEEVAQ
- a CDS encoding cytochrome b, with the translated sequence MTATGTDETIAPTTTQARHAVSTRVFHWLTAILVFAALFIGFVMVNSVASYAQLLVIHKALGVTILVVVVIRIGNRLFHRGPPLPSTVGALERKAVVLSEVSMYALLVAQPLIGWAMLSAAGNHVAVFNLVRLPRIAPFSADLYGVLRQAHTVAAFLLVAAIAAHVCAVLLHSVTLRDGMLRRMTFGSSTRG
- a CDS encoding acyltransferase family protein translates to MPTPEAVPTRASDVDRATRPDRDRAVDVARLAALVAVMFGHCALLLATIDSTGVRVGNILGALPALAPITWILQVMPLFFLAGGAAGTYSRHAGTPWGTWLFTRAQRLCRPVFAYLAAWVVALVAVHLTLGADSTAALGRECVALLWFLGVYLVVLAFVPALTRMSSGRAVGALVTALVALAAVFDGLRFAVGTPAAGTANLVVVWLIPVVIGVAYARRLIRPRIALAVAVCTLAGQIMLALVGPYDVSLVVTGAERVSNVSPPTMLLALHCTWVSCLFVACARAVGRWAHRPRVWHVVAVGNGGAMTLYLWHIPVIAAAALGLHALGLDAFDPHAPEFWGLLALRAVVFAVLMAIAFRLLSPIEHRPLPWWDDQVQATGARSIVAGALICVAGAVLTLMAKNGLDGVVGWSALAGFVASTAAARLCAGRTGPAGTGSAARG